The Bacteroides ovatus genomic interval AAAGCAACTCAGGATTCTATCCGTATCGCTGACTCAATCGCAGCAGTAGAAGCAGCAGCTCTTGAAGCTGAACAAGCAGCAGCCGCAGCAGCAGATTCTTTGAATGCTGATAGCACTGCAACTGAAACTGTAGCTGAATAATTCAGAAACAGCTTAGAGAGAATTGAAAGTCTGCCATGCAAAAGCATGCACAGACTTTTTTTATGCTTCAATTTTAGCAATTCACACGCTATTTAGCGTATGAACTCTTCACAAAAGGAGCGTCCAACAAATAATCCAAGCTCACTTCCACACTCTCTTCTACCGGCATACTATAACCCTCGATTTCAGCAACGAGATAGTTAACACCTGCAGTTTTTGCATTCTTAAAGATAGCGTCAAAACCTACCATTCCGCTTTGTCCGATCTCTCTGTGATCCTTAACATGGAATATCTTGAAGCGGCCGGGATATTTATTAAAATAATCAACAGGACTGTTTTGTCCGCGAACTACCCAATAAAGGTCCATCTGGAAGAAGACATATTCAGGATTCGTATGTTCCAGCATATAATCATACATTACTTTATCTTCTACTTTCTGAAATTCATGAGCGTGATTATGATATCCAAATGACAAACCTTGTTGTTTGCAACGTTTGCCTATCTCATTAAAATAAGTGCAATATGTATTCAAATCTTTAAGCGTTTTTGGAACATCCATCCAAGGAGCTACGATGTACTTCATTCCTGCAGCTTTATGATCGGCAATACACTGATCCCACCATTGAAGAGACTCTGACAAGTCACCGGAAGCCAATTCTTCTTTGGACAATTGTCTGGTACAATGTGAAGACAAAACTTTTAATCCTGCCGATTCGACATCTTTCTTAAACTGTTGGGGAGTCCGGTCATAAAATTTACCGTTGTTATAATTGGCAGCTTCAACACCGGTATATCCCATGTTTGCCAATTTCTTCAGAAGAGCAGTATAAGTGGGGTCACACTTACCATTTTTATTGTCTACCTTATTCAATATATCTCTGACAGAATAGAGTTGAATAGCTACTTCTTTTTTAGCTTTCTTCTTAGTTTGTGCCGTCATTGCCTGTGGAATCATGAAAAGAGCAGCCAACGCACATAAATAAATTTTTGTTTTCATATAATAGATATCAGGGGATTACAATTATTAGATTTATATAGAAAAAACAGGCACGGATTACACAGACCTCACGGTTACTCTATGGCAATCGCCATTCAAAAAAACGTGAAATACGTGTAACCCGTGCCTTCTTATTACTATTTGATTAGTCCAAAACCTTCACGCGGATGTTGCGGAACCAAACATCATCACCGTGATCTTGCAAACCGATGAAACCTTCGTGATTTTCGCCACCACAGTTATTCAGCAATTCAAATGCCAAAGGCCATTTATCTTCGCTGAACTTACTTGCCTGCAACATATCAGTCCATTGTTTTGTCCACAAATGATATTCAAGTACGTTTTCATCGTTTTGTCCATGAACCACTGTACCTTTATAAACCATAATCTTAGCCTTGTTCCATTCGCCAAACGGTTTAGAGTTTTGAGGAACTGCCGGAATCATGTCATACAAAGAAGCCGACTGACGATTGTTATCTTTACCCAATTTAGCATCCGGATGATTGGCATTATCCAAGATCTGATATTCAGGTGCGGAAATATAAATAGGTTCAAGCACATCATTACCATCTTTGTCTTTAGAAGTAACTTCCTGAGCTAAATACAGAATACCTGAATTGCTACCTTTAGCAACCTTCCATTCCAATTCCAACTCGAAGTTTTTAAATTTGTGAGCAAAGATCAAGTCACCACCATCACCGTCTTGAGCTTCACCGCCGCCAGAACCGTTGAATTTGATACAGCCATCTTCGATTGTCCATTTAGTAGGAACACGGTCTTTTCCATAACCACGCCACCCGTTAAATGTTTCACCATCAAAGATTGTGATATAACCATTTTCGTCAACAGGCAGATTCAAACTATCAGTTTCCGGTGCTTTCAATGATTTAGAGTAAGACAATGCAACTTTGCTCGGTTCTTCCTGAGCATTTGCTTTTTTCTGACCACCGCAAGAAGCAAAAACTCCTGCAGCAAGACAACAACAAGCTAATGGATAAAATACTTTTTTCATGATAATAACGATTTAATTTTTTATCTTTAATTTCTAATTTATCTCGGCATATCAGGCAGTCTCCAGCCGTCACGATAAGTATGTTTCACTAATTCAGCAGCAAACTGTTTCGCATTAATCGGATCAGTCCATGTCTTGTCAAATGTCGGATGACCATCATGAATCTTGAATCCGTCTTTGATAACGGTACGGATCGTTTCGTTATCACCGATATTCGTAAAGCACATGTTAGCTCCATCCCATTCAAGAGTCTTATTCAGCGCTTGCAAACGAATAGCCAATACACCCATTGCCACCATTTCATTCATTGGTCCGGCTTCTGAGAAATCAGACTTAGTCATGATACGGTTAGATTTATTTTCTTTACATGCACGTACCCAGTCCATCTCGTGACCACCGTTCATAGCATTGGGAACACGACGACAAACCTTTGGCGCATTTGGTTTACGACCAGAAAGCAACCAAGGATTCTGTCCATAACATCCGCAAATCAAAGTATCTTTCGTTCCGTGGAAAATAGTCAAACCACCACCACTCTGCATCAGTTGTTTTCCTTCCGGGAATCCTTTCGGACGTTCAGGCATCATACCGCCATCATACCAATGTACTTCCACTTCAGGCATAGCTACTTTCGGCATATTTTCACGAGCAGGGAAAATCATTTTCACATGCTGTGCCTGCGGAGCACAAGCATTCAACAATAAAGTAGATGACCCTTCCACTTTAGTTGGATATTGCAATTTCAATGCTCTAAACGGCTGATGCAAAATATGGCAAGCCATATCGCCTAATGCACCTGTTCCATAATCCCACCATCCACGCCAGTTCCAAGGATGATAAATAGCATTGTAAGGATTCATTTTAGCAGGACCTGTAAACAAATCCCAATTCAATGTGCTAGGAATTTTATCAACCTTTTCAGGAACATTCAATCCTTGCGGCCAAATAGGACGGTCTGTCGCACATTCCACCTTAGTTAT includes:
- a CDS encoding sugar phosphate isomerase/epimerase family protein is translated as MKTKIYLCALAALFMIPQAMTAQTKKKAKKEVAIQLYSVRDILNKVDNKNGKCDPTYTALLKKLANMGYTGVEAANYNNGKFYDRTPQQFKKDVESAGLKVLSSHCTRQLSKEELASGDLSESLQWWDQCIADHKAAGMKYIVAPWMDVPKTLKDLNTYCTYFNEIGKRCKQQGLSFGYHNHAHEFQKVEDKVMYDYMLEHTNPEYVFFQMDLYWVVRGQNSPVDYFNKYPGRFKIFHVKDHREIGQSGMVGFDAIFKNAKTAGVNYLVAEIEGYSMPVEESVEVSLDYLLDAPFVKSSYAK
- a CDS encoding DUF1080 domain-containing protein gives rise to the protein MKKVFYPLACCCLAAGVFASCGGQKKANAQEEPSKVALSYSKSLKAPETDSLNLPVDENGYITIFDGETFNGWRGYGKDRVPTKWTIEDGCIKFNGSGGGEAQDGDGGDLIFAHKFKNFELELEWKVAKGSNSGILYLAQEVTSKDKDGNDVLEPIYISAPEYQILDNANHPDAKLGKDNNRQSASLYDMIPAVPQNSKPFGEWNKAKIMVYKGTVVHGQNDENVLEYHLWTKQWTDMLQASKFSEDKWPLAFELLNNCGGENHEGFIGLQDHGDDVWFRNIRVKVLD
- a CDS encoding Gfo/Idh/MocA family oxidoreductase, giving the protein MSNISRRKFLKTGAAALAGITIAPSTILGMSHGHVSPTDKLNLAAVGIGGMGHANINHVKGTENIVALCDVDWKYAKGVFDEFPKAKKYWDYRKMYDEMGKSIDGVIVATADHTHAIITADAMTMGKHVYCQKPLTHSVYESRLLTKLAASTGVVTQMGNQGSSDEGTDLVCEWIWNGEIGDITKVECATDRPIWPQGLNVPEKVDKIPSTLNWDLFTGPAKMNPYNAIYHPWNWRGWWDYGTGALGDMACHILHQPFRALKLQYPTKVEGSSTLLLNACAPQAQHVKMIFPARENMPKVAMPEVEVHWYDGGMMPERPKGFPEGKQLMQSGGGLTIFHGTKDTLICGCYGQNPWLLSGRKPNAPKVCRRVPNAMNGGHEMDWVRACKENKSNRIMTKSDFSEAGPMNEMVAMGVLAIRLQALNKTLEWDGANMCFTNIGDNETIRTVIKDGFKIHDGHPTFDKTWTDPINAKQFAAELVKHTYRDGWRLPDMPR